The genome window TCGGAGGTTTTCAAATCGTAGATGTATTGAATTCCTCTGGATAAAATCGCGACGTAATATCCGATCAAAAAGAGAAGAATCAGAAAGTAGCCGATTCCTCCGGTCAAACCGGTTTCCCGCAAAAGAATCGCAAGCGGGGTAAAGAAAACGAAGATCGCCATACCGAAACGGCAAAGATTATACGAATAATGGACGTTTCCTGTTCTTTGTTTTCTCTGGGCGTAAAAATCGATCACAGCGCCCAACATCGTAGGAAGAATGGAAATCATCGAAAGGTTCGCCGCAAACGCGAGGAAAATTAAACCCATGGAACCGCTCGTATAAGGAGGCGAAAGATACGTCGCGCCGACGGAAATGCTGAGTGCGCTCGGAATCAAAACGATCCAAGAAAACAGATTCAGATTCTTATCCGTTAAATTTGCAAGTGCCGCTTCCAAACGGACCGGCTCGTATAAGGAAGCTTCCAAAACTTCGAGAATGGAATTCAATAAATCTTTCAAGGAACTTACCTGATCGCCTGAGGAAGAATCACAAGCACGGGAGAATTCTTAAATTCTTTGAAGAAGATCTTTTCGCCCGAAAAGGAATTCATCTTGGAACCGAGCATCATAAACAATCTGTCGAACGGAGATTCTTCCTCTTCGTAAAGAGGGATTTCTCCGTCGTATTGACAAAGTCTGGATAATTCTTCGAGGGCTTCTTTTCTCCCTCCGATTTCATCCACGAGTTTATTGCGGAACGCGTCTTGCCCGGAATAGATGCGTCCTTCCGCAAGATTTTGTACGGACTTTACGGTTTGATTTCTTCCTTTGGCGACGTCCTGCACGAATTCGTTGTACGTGTCGGAAAGCATCTTCTGGATCATCTCGTCTTCTTCGGAAGTGGAATCGCGAAACAAGGACAAGGAATCCTTATACTTTCCTTCCTTGTAGACTTTCATCTTCACTCCGTAACGATCCAGAAGTCCTTTGATGTTCGGAGCCATCGCGATCACACCGATCGATCCGGTGATCGTTCCGGATAACGCGAAGATTTTATCCGCGGAAGCGGCGATATAATATCCGCCCGAAGCCGCCATGTCCTTCATCGACACGACGATCTTTCTCGTTTTGCGGAGACGCATCAATTCGTTGTAAACTTCCTGAGAAGCTCCGACCGTTCCGCCGGGTGAATTGATTTCGATTAAGATTCCTTTAATATTCGGATTTCCTTCTATATCCCGCAGCTTCTGGAGAATACTTTCGGAGCCCGTCGATTCGAAGGTGGAATGTCCGGAATGAATCTCCCCTTCGATTTTGATCAACGCCGCGCCGATCGGAGCCGTACTGAAGAAGGTTCCTCCTGTGGTTCGGGAGTATTTCGAGGTCGTAGTCGCGAGTGAGATGTTCACAAGTCCGATGAGAACGGACAAAATGGTTAATACGAATGTAATTGCTAATGCAAGGCGGTTTCTTTCCACTCTTGAGATCAGATTCTTCCCTTTTAGCGGTGTCAAATGAAATAAGAGGAGAATTTAGACGGAGTTCCGTCCCAGTTTCCCCGAAAATCGGGGATTTTGCAGGAGTTCCCACATTTTCCATTCCTCACTTACACCTCCGCGAAACAAAATTCTTCGGTTTTTTGGGAGTTCCCACATTTTCAAGTTTGACAGCAAAACAAACCCTTTGAGAAACTGACCAGTCAGTCAGAAATATATATGAGATCCTTAATCGAATCCTTTATCAAAAACCGCCTTTTCATGTATTTGGGGATGACTTTCATCTTCTTGTCCGGAGTCGTATCCCTCTTGGGATTGCGACGAGACGCTTTTCCGAACGTGGACATGAAACAAATGGTCATTTCCACGAAATTCCCGGGGGCTTCTCCCGCGGATGTGGAACTTCGAGTCACGTATCCGATCGAAGAACGACTCAAAGAAATCGACGGAATCGACGAGATCCGTTCGTTTTCGCGTAATTCGCTCTCGGATATCGACGTTCGCGTTAGTCTGGAAGAAAAAGACCCCGAAAAAGTTTTGAACGAAATCCGAAGAGCCGTGGACAACGCGATGTCCGAATTCCCGGTTCAAGTCACCGAAAAACCGAAAATGACCGAACGGAAATCGGGCTCATTTCCGATTCTCGAATTCTCGATCTTCGGAGGTAAGGACGAAATCGAACTCCATACCACCG of Leptospira sanjuanensis contains these proteins:
- the sppA gene encoding signal peptide peptidase SppA, with the translated sequence MERNRLALAITFVLTILSVLIGLVNISLATTTSKYSRTTGGTFFSTAPIGAALIKIEGEIHSGHSTFESTGSESILQKLRDIEGNPNIKGILIEINSPGGTVGASQEVYNELMRLRKTRKIVVSMKDMAASGGYYIAASADKIFALSGTITGSIGVIAMAPNIKGLLDRYGVKMKVYKEGKYKDSLSLFRDSTSEEDEMIQKMLSDTYNEFVQDVAKGRNQTVKSVQNLAEGRIYSGQDAFRNKLVDEIGGRKEALEELSRLCQYDGEIPLYEEEESPFDRLFMMLGSKMNSFSGEKIFFKEFKNSPVLVILPQAIR